The Blastocatellia bacterium region GCCACTGATCGAGCCGGCCTCCGAGACTTGAAAGAATTTCACGTCGAAGCGCGCCGCCGACCAGCGATCCTGTTCGAGCTTGCGCTTGATGGTGCGCTGGATGTTGAAGCCCCACTCGGCCACGCCGGCGTGGAAGCCGAGGCTCTTGAAGGGAATCGCGAACTCTGCCGTCCAACCTTCGTCTGAGCGACGCACGCGGACTTCCCAGATGGCGTCCCATTCGCGGTTGAGCTGGCCGTTTTCGATGACCAGCCCGTCAACCAGCGCGCCGAGCGGGTTGGTGGCAAAGTAATAGGCGTTGCGCCGGTCGCGGAAGGTGTCGATCAGAATCTCTACGGAATCGTCCGCCGAAATGTCGGCGTCGCGCGCCATCTGCGTGGCGATGACCTGTCGCGGCTGCGAATCCAGGCAGGTGACGCCGATGTAAAGATAATTACTATCAAAGAGCAGGCGGACGGCGGTGGCTTCGGTCGCCGGCTCGCCCTGATGCGGCTCGCGCTGAATCAGGGCGCCGATGGGCGTTGCCGTGGCCCAGTCCGCTTCGTTCAGCACGCCATCAACCGTGATGCGATGCTGAAGGGGATGAACGATGGCTTGCTTCGCGTCATCACCGCGCGGCGATGCGAACGCCTGTACCTGTCCGGCCATTGTCAAGGCCAGCGCCAGAAGCAACAGCCATCCGGCGCTGGTTCGCTTGCGGGGTTCGCCGCGCGGTTTCTGCAAAGACGCCATACAGCTTGTGCCGGGCGGCGCGCTTAAAGGGCGCTGTTGGTCTTGGCGAGCGCGGCGCGCAGAGCGCGGGCCAGTTTGACCGCGTCGTCGTTTGCCCAGAAGTGCATGAAGAAGAGGCGCGGCGTTTCGTCGAGCATGTGCGAATGCAGCGCCGTGATCTGAATGCCGCCTCTCTTCAACTCGCGAATCACCGCGTTGACTTCGCTTGCGGTCATCACGAAATCGCCGGTGATCGCCGCGCCCCTGTCGGTCGGCTGAAAGTTAATGGCGGTGGCGGTGCCCATGAAAGCGGGAACTTCCATGCCATCGGCCATGGTGATGCGTTCTTTGCGCGGCACGCCGATCTGCAAGACGCCGCCGCGCTCGCGCCCCTGCACGCCAATGGCTTCCTGAACGCTTTTCCAGTCATGCGTTGCAGCCGCCGGGGCAGCCGCCGGGGCCGGCCCCATCGGCGTGCCGCTCAGCGACAGCGCGTCCTTGAGCGCCTGCGCCAGCTTCGCCTCGTCGCCGTGACCCATGAAGTGCATGTACATCACGCGCGGCTGTTCATCGATGACGTGGTTATGAATCGCCGAGACCTCGATGCCGTTCTCTTCGAGCTTTGCCAGCACCGGGTTCAGCTCGCTTTCGAGCAGCACGAGGTCGCCCATCACCGTCGTATGATCG contains the following coding sequences:
- a CDS encoding DUF1259 domain-containing protein; the encoded protein is MLKQSRAFKTSFALSVILLALSQAASVANLRAAQQTNHSGQTAMLDNKSIEAIIGRPGEMKDNVYKIGLPRTDLKVRAGGVDIKPGLALGSWMAFKRMGDHTTVMGDLVLLESELNPVLAKLEENGIEVSAIHNHVIDEQPRVMYMHFMGHGDEAKLAQALKDALSLSGTPMGPAPAAAPAAATHDWKSVQEAIGVQGRERGGVLQIGVPRKERITMADGMEVPAFMGTATAINFQPTDRGAAITGDFVMTASEVNAVIRELKRGGIQITALHSHMLDETPRLFFMHFWANDDAVKLARALRAALAKTNSAL